The Branchiostoma floridae strain S238N-H82 chromosome 18, Bfl_VNyyK, whole genome shotgun sequence DNA window caagggaccgacaaaaagtggccactatggacgggtggcccctctgtagaggtggcccctaatacaggattgactgtacctgcacctgcttgatagttattaaatcgtatgccctacttgaataaaaatgttcactgcaataatgaatATACCCACAACACAAGGAccttatacttttttatacttacacctagttatcgtactgaaaatttgtaatgacattacatgaagtcattcaacaattttcaatcatgatgaaaattttctgaatggaaggtgtgattattgtcattgtctgaaaaatagaagcaagctctgttttgacctggaatcaattcacaaaaccagtccactttgggggataatgtactgttaagatgttccatttttgcgcaggggtgatttggaacagtccaatgttgcgtgggaaggggtatggctgaaatatgctgtatttgctctcaagcaaatgtcggcctttctagtttttttaaatattttgtgcCTTGTACCCTGAACTCGAACATATCCGTTTTGGTATTCCTAAAATGTACACTACTACATCTATTTTCGTGTCGAAGCCAGCGACTTTGAGGCCCTAATTATAGAGATCCCAATAAGCCAAAAACTGAgtgtgttctgctaccacaaGGCAAATATTACCTAACTGTACTAATGAGATGACGACAGTAGCAGGTCTAACGGGTTTTATGTTTTCAATGCACGTGTCAATTGTCAGATGCTGTATATCTATAGGTTCAACTATGGATGGAAAAGAACGGTTGAGGATGGAGGAGGGCGAGGCGGAAGATGAGTCCGAGTCAGAAGAGGAGGACTTAGATGGCAAAGAACAGGTTGAATAAAATATTTAACATAGAACGTGATCTATGAAGTTAGAGCGTGGCCACATAGGCCGTGCGATCCTCGTACGATCCCTAACTTTTTTtaggcattttggaggacaaaaatgtacgtctccatacaaagttcaactgtcttggtacataaaatgctgttttggatccatgtcggtggttggttttgtaacggcctgcttgaaaatcctatagcatcaaaatcgtacgacgatcgcacaacctatgtgaccacgcccttagAGTGAAGCTAGATTGCTTGTCATGTAAGATAGAGGTGGCACTTGTTTAAGCCCCCTtacagcttgctctggaactgtaAGGGCGTGGTGTCAAATTTTCCGGAACGACGGATAGTCTAGATATTTAGTATGTAATTGGCTTTGACAAATGTGTACACAATGAAttaaaaattatgcaaatatactctTAGTTTACTCTTAGTATGCAGTATTTTCGTTGTATTTCAAGGGGAAGTCCACCCTAATCTCCCCATATctacagacaaaaagacaacTACCCTCTTAACATTACTGAAAAAAGTGGGTCCCTTCGTGTTCTACAAGTCTCCAAAAAAGGGTCAAACTCaatatttaagttacatttTAGAGTCAACCTTACGACTAGAATTAGTCACTTACCATACTGTTCACCATTGTTTCTCTGTCATTTGTGTCCCTTGCAGTTAGCCGCAGGGtgagaacttgcaataaacgcCCTTTATATGCTCTATAAAATGATAATACATTCTCCATTAAATGGTAGGTATCTTCGTGTCATAAATCCGTATGTTTTTTGTCCATGTTTTACGTAGCGGAGACCATCCACAGACGACATGGCGGATCGGAAAAGCGGGGTCACGGGATATCAAGAAGACTTAGGAGAGTCGATTAAAAAGGGTGAGCTACAACAACACTTATAATGGTAACATAGCTAACTTAATAAGtgatttttcttttattataTGAATAACGTTAATTAAACCGCTTTATGTGCAGGAAACCCGCTAAAATGGTTCCGCTTTTCATCCAGAAGACAGCAGTGTTCCACTCGAAATACAGCTGCGTGGTCCTGGCATGCAGCAGCTGTACTCACAGGCCTGCCGCCAGGGGGCGCTACCGTTGCACAACACGCGCGGGCTCGTGGTTGGTCAGTACAGATCCGGAAAGACTTGTGTTGTCAGGAGGCTGACGGGAGAGAAGGCTGTGGAGGATGAACCGATAACAGACGGCATCGAGATTTCACCGAGCGTGATGACCACGACATGGCGGAAGGCAAAAGGTTTGAAATTTGATTACTGTTTTGGCCCTTCAACATTCAGTTTTCCGATATCTTACATGTTCTTAAACTtcttatagtaaaaagattggTTCTTAACATATCCTGCACGCTTGTTGAGAATGAAATCATCAAACTTGCCTCAGCTGTAACAATGCgtaatttattatttttttttgcttgcaGAGGAGCCAGACGAATTCAAGGAAACTATGGCAGAACGCTTGACGAAGCTACAAAAATGGAACATAGCAAAGTTTCAGACATCGTTACGAAGCCAGCAAGCAGTCAAGAGTCATGGCGACAAGACAAACCTTACAGGTATTCAAAATAACTTTTTCACAAATCAATAAGATAAACACAGACTAAAGAAGTTAACGCCAAGGAACAGGAAGACAGGAAGAACCATTAAAGCAGAAAGTAGTCCATATCAAATTGCAGAGAACAAGAATGTAAACATCTGTTTACAGTTTTTACATTATCATACCTATTGGAATGGCACCATATTTATGAATTCTTTTTCATCAGAAAAGGAACTTGTATTTACATGTGGATAGGGGTACCCCCTTCGGTTGTTTTATGTCTTTTCTGAAACCTACCATTTTGCTGTACATAATCTAAAGTGCTCTGAGCTAGTCTTCTATACACAAATTGTAGTATGAAAACAAGACTGTTCTGGTACAAGATGATTATTTTTCACAATTATTTAATACTGAAATGTAATGgagttaattccagttatggtggccatgttggatttcctgtggtcatccggggtcatgacACCAGAATGAGGCTCCAGCTGGTGCATTCTACTATACAGGCTGTATTGCATACATCAGTATGCCATCGTTGGGAGTGCATTTCGCCCCTCTTAAGTGAATAAATATGTACCTGTTATCCGTAAAAAATATTGTTAGGGACATTTGAACTTGATTTGGGTGATAGCTGCTgttcattttcacattttttgacgTGTGACCTGAGAACAATAATTATTACTTTCCATGCTCATATCCCCCATGTGTGCTTAATGTATTGGTAATGTGATATAATAGCTTTACTATTGGGACTGAACcctacaaaaacatggaaatatcAGAGAGACATTCTTGcgggtagaaatttagaagacatttggccGTTGTTCTGACAATTTCTCGATGCCAAGATCATCTCTGCAAACTACATTCTATGGGAATATCATGTCGGGAGTGGTAATTTCCTTGTTTCCCGGTTTATCTGTTCTTACTGTGCTATTCTAATTAAACAACATAACCCCACACAACAAAGTCCACATGTTGGGTCCATAACATTGTGGGATGAAATATAGCTGATTTTTTGTCGGCTATTTTGGCGATTTCTCAGTGCCAAACTGGAAAATTTAG harbors:
- the LOC118405311 gene encoding uncharacterized protein LOC118405311 isoform X1; amino-acid sequence: MDGKERLRMEEGEAEDESESEEEDLDGKEQRRPSTDDMADRKSGVTGYQEDLGESIKKEDSSVPLEIQLRGPGMQQLYSQACRQGALPLHNTRGLVVGQYRSGKTCVVRRLTGEKAVEDEPITDGIEISPSVMTTTWRKAKEEPDEFKETMAERLTKLQKWNIAKFQTSLRSQQAVKSHGDKTNLTGIQNNFFTNQ
- the LOC118405311 gene encoding uncharacterized protein LOC118405311 isoform X2, which translates into the protein MDGKERLRMEEGEAEDESESEEEDLDGKEQRRPSTDDMADRKSGVTGYQEDLGESIKKDSSVPLEIQLRGPGMQQLYSQACRQGALPLHNTRGLVVGQYRSGKTCVVRRLTGEKAVEDEPITDGIEISPSVMTTTWRKAKEEPDEFKETMAERLTKLQKWNIAKFQTSLRSQQAVKSHGDKTNLTGIQNNFFTNQ